Proteins encoded by one window of Juglans regia cultivar Chandler chromosome 15, Walnut 2.0, whole genome shotgun sequence:
- the LOC108987209 gene encoding egg cell-secreted protein 1.1-like has product MAYTSFILFFLTVSLALSMASMAVMSRPLGTSTTSTTPSLRARLKLDDGDHDQSPVNCWDSLLEISTCSAELINFFFNLGDQESTYNLRPSCCQAIRVIRSQQCWPEIFLFLGFTTEEGDNLQGYCDALAHMINPTPPSPPSVSPNKIMQPENLVP; this is encoded by the coding sequence ATGGCTTATACTTCtttcattctcttctttttaaCCGTTTCTCTAGCTTTGAGCATGGCATCAATGGCCGTCATGTCCCGACCATTGGGCACcagtactactagtactaccCCAAGCCTCAGGGCTCGATTAAAACTGGATGATGGTGATCATGATCAATCTCCAGTTAACTGCTGGGACTCTTTGCTTGAGATCTCTACATGCAGCGCGGAGcttataaatttcttctttaatCTTGGGGATCAGGAGAGTACTTATAATTTACGCCCTAGCTGTTGCCAAGCCATCCGAGTCATCCGATCACAGCAATGCTGGCCTGAGATATTTCTTTTCCTCGGATTTACCACGGAAGAGGGTGATAATCTCCAGGGCTACTGTGATGCTCTTGCCCACATGATCAATCCCACACCACCATCGCCGCCATCGGTTTCACCTAACAAAATTATGCAGCCAGAAAACTTGGttccttaa
- the LOC108987218 gene encoding uncharacterized protein LOC108987218, giving the protein MERVRVAMERVGLRGGERSGCEEESSCEGENVERPEKYEAKKDPKYAHRHKVEEEINAAALTNMQFCLVVQNIQIKDIFIPNSLCSLETLSPFFISISKGHHGRILPLSAAAAVGAGRGFVFHEHHEKKEEEEAHGKKPHHLF; this is encoded by the exons atggagagagtgagagttgcgatggagagagtggGCTTGCGAGGAGGAGAGCGGAGCGGTTGCGAGGAGGAGAGCAGCTGCGAGGGAGAGAATGTCGAGCGG CCTGAGAAGTATGAGGCAAAGAAAGATCCAAAGTACGCGCACAGGCACAAGGTAGAAGAGGAGATTAATGCAGCAGCTCTTACAAATATGCAATTTTGT TTGGTAGTACAGAATATACAGATCAAGGatattttcatcccaaattcTCTCTGTTCTCTCGAAACCCTTTCACCCTTCTTTATCTCGATCTCCAAAGGACACCATGGCAGAATTCTTCCTTTGTCAGCAGCAGCTGCAGTAGGAGCAGGCCGCGGCTTTGTTTTCCATGAGCATcatgagaagaaagaagaggaagaagctcATGGAAAGAAGCCTCACCATCTCTTTTAA
- the LOC108980112 gene encoding abscisic stress-ripening protein 1-like: MAEEKHHHHGLFHHKDEEKPVDNVYSNVAYCGGTGQYSETTEVIAVTTEPDQVDYEKEKKHHKHLEEVGKLGAAAAGAYALYEKHEAKKDPEHGHRHKIEEEVAAAAAVGAGGFAFHERHEKKEAKEEEEEAHGKKHHHLFG, encoded by the exons ATGGCTGAGGAAAAGCACCACCACCATGGCCTCTTCCACCACAAGGATGAAGAAAAGCCCGTCGACAATGTCTACTCGAACGTCGCTTATTGCGGCGGCACCGGCCAGTACTCCGAGACTACAGAAGTGATTGCTGTCACCACCGAGCCTGATCAGGTCGACTACGAGAAGGAAAAGAAGCACCACAAGCATCTCGAGGAGGTTGGCAAGCTTGGTGCTGCCGCAGCTGGCGCTTATGCCTTG TATGAGAAGCATGAGGCGAAGAAAGACCCGGAGCATGGCCACAGGCACAAGATAGAAGAGGAGGTTGCAGCAGCAGCTGCAGTTGGGGCCGGTGGTTTCGCCTTCCACGAGCGTCATGAGAAGAAAGAGGcaaaggaagaggaggaagaggctCATGGAAAGAAGCACCACCATCTTTTTGGTTAG